The following proteins are co-located in the Pseudomonas fluorescens genome:
- the argH gene encoding argininosuccinate lyase: MSQPTDRLWGARFKTGPSAALAALSRCPERYFRLTPYDLAGSRAHARELQRAGLLDESETQRTVEALDRIGEDFAAGRLHPTLDDEDVHTFIERVLTERLGALGGKLRAGRSRNDQTANDLRLFLRDHARTITTEVLGLQQALVEQAEQHVDSICPGFTHLQQAQPIVFAHHLLAHAQSMLRDVQRLVDWDARTALSPLGAAAMAGSAIARQPEHSAKEMGYTGPCENSIDAVASRDHVAEFLFVAGMLGVNISRLSEEFCLWSSRQFRWVVLDDAYATGSSIMPQKKNPDIAELARGKAGRLIGNLTGLMSTLKSLPLSYNRDLSEDKHSVLDSVDTLLLVLPAMAGMVATMKVQVQELRRQAPMGFTLATEVADWLATRGVPFKEAHEITGALVQACEKHEIELWEASPAMLAEVDARLLPEVRDCLTLEAAIAARSGWGGTAPERVREQIGRLKVALAAQQQWAERYQGFRI; this comes from the coding sequence ATGTCTCAGCCCACCGACCGCCTTTGGGGCGCTCGTTTCAAGACCGGCCCGTCTGCTGCACTGGCCGCGTTGTCGCGTTGCCCTGAGCGCTATTTCCGCCTGACGCCCTACGACCTGGCCGGTTCGCGTGCCCATGCCCGTGAGTTACAGCGCGCCGGTTTGCTGGATGAGTCAGAGACCCAGCGCACCGTCGAGGCCCTGGACCGTATCGGTGAGGATTTCGCCGCCGGGCGCCTGCATCCGACCCTCGATGACGAGGACGTCCACACCTTTATCGAACGCGTATTGACCGAGCGCCTCGGCGCGTTGGGCGGCAAGCTGCGCGCCGGGCGTTCGCGCAACGACCAAACGGCCAACGACCTGCGCCTTTTCCTACGCGACCATGCGCGCACCATCACCACCGAGGTGTTGGGTTTGCAGCAGGCGCTGGTGGAGCAGGCCGAGCAGCACGTCGACAGCATCTGCCCAGGCTTCACTCACTTGCAGCAGGCGCAACCGATTGTGTTTGCCCACCACTTGTTGGCGCACGCGCAATCGATGCTGCGCGATGTGCAGCGCCTGGTGGATTGGGATGCGCGCACGGCGTTGTCGCCGTTGGGCGCTGCGGCGATGGCAGGCTCGGCGATCGCGCGCCAGCCGGAGCATTCGGCCAAGGAAATGGGCTACACCGGGCCGTGCGAAAACTCCATTGATGCCGTGGCCAGCCGTGACCATGTGGCGGAGTTTCTGTTTGTGGCAGGCATGCTCGGGGTGAATATTTCACGGCTGTCGGAGGAGTTTTGCCTGTGGTCCTCACGCCAGTTTCGCTGGGTGGTGCTGGATGATGCCTACGCCACTGGCAGCTCGATCATGCCGCAGAAAAAGAACCCGGACATTGCCGAACTGGCGCGGGGCAAAGCGGGGCGTTTGATTGGCAACCTGACCGGGTTGATGTCGACACTCAAGTCGTTGCCGCTCTCGTACAACCGCGATTTGAGTGAAGACAAACACAGCGTGCTGGACAGCGTCGACACCTTGCTGCTGGTGCTGCCGGCGATGGCCGGGATGGTCGCAACCATGAAGGTGCAGGTGCAAGAGCTGCGGCGCCAGGCGCCGATGGGCTTCACCTTGGCGACGGAGGTGGCGGATTGGTTGGCCACGCGGGGTGTGCCGTTCAAGGAGGCGCATGAAATTACCGGCGCGCTGGTTCAGGCCTGTGAGAAGCATGAGATTGAGTTGTGGGAAGCCTCGCCGGCGATGTTGGCAGAGGTGGATGCTCGGTTGCTGCCCGAAGTGCGTGACTGCTTGACCCTGGAGGCAGCGATTGCGGCGCGCAGTGGTTGGGGTGGGACGGCGCCGGAACGGGTTCGCGAGCAGATTGGGCGGTTGAAGGTGGCGTTGGCGGCTCAGCAGCAGTGGGCCGAGCGTTATCAGGGGTTCAGGATTTAA
- a CDS encoding amino acid ABC transporter permease, translating to MNQTPAERLEAERKLSENQFDITQYEHVPRRYYGRMFFATLIVIALAALLRAFANGQIEWSYIGQFLTSEAIVWGLVNTIVMSILAMALGVVIGVITAIMRMSANPILRYVAITYTWLFRGTPLILQLLLWFNLALIFPVIAIPGLFSIDTVDLMTPFVAALLGLSINQGAYTAEVVRAGLLSVDTGQYEAAKSIGMPSLQALRRVILPQAMRVIIPPVGNEFISMVKMTSLASVIQYSELLHNAQNIYYANARVMELLIVAGIWYLAVVTVLSFGQSRLERRFARGAGKRS from the coding sequence ATGAACCAAACCCCGGCAGAGCGCTTGGAAGCCGAGCGCAAGTTGTCCGAGAACCAGTTCGATATCACGCAGTACGAGCACGTGCCGCGTCGTTATTACGGGCGGATGTTTTTCGCCACGCTGATCGTGATCGCGCTGGCCGCGTTGTTGCGCGCATTTGCCAATGGCCAGATCGAATGGTCCTACATCGGGCAGTTCCTCACGTCTGAAGCCATTGTGTGGGGCCTGGTCAACACCATCGTCATGTCGATTCTGGCGATGGCGCTGGGTGTGGTCATCGGGGTAATCACGGCGATCATGCGCATGTCGGCCAACCCGATCCTGCGCTATGTGGCCATCACCTACACCTGGCTGTTTCGTGGCACGCCGCTGATTTTGCAGTTGCTGCTGTGGTTCAACCTGGCGCTGATTTTCCCGGTGATCGCGATTCCGGGCCTGTTCAGCATCGACACCGTCGACCTGATGACCCCCTTCGTGGCCGCCCTGCTCGGCCTGAGTATCAACCAGGGCGCCTACACCGCCGAAGTGGTGCGCGCCGGCTTGCTGTCGGTCGACACCGGCCAGTACGAAGCGGCCAAGTCCATCGGCATGCCGAGCCTGCAAGCGCTGCGTAGGGTGATTCTGCCGCAGGCCATGCGGGTGATCATTCCGCCGGTAGGCAACGAGTTCATCAGCATGGTGAAAATGACCAGCCTGGCCAGTGTGATCCAGTACTCGGAGCTGCTGCACAACGCGCAAAACATCTACTACGCCAACGCGCGGGTCATGGAGCTGCTGATTGTGGCCGGCATCTGGTACCTGGCGGTGGTGACTGTTCTTTCATTTGGTCAAAGCCGCCTCGAGCGTCGTTTTGCCCGCGGCGCCGGCAAGCGTTCGTAA
- a CDS encoding amino acid ABC transporter ATP-binding protein: MRSIVKAVNLNKYYDQYHALRDINIEVEQGEVMCIIGPSGSGKSTLLRCVNQLEKIDKGGLWVDGELVGYRVVGNKLHEMNESQIARQRLATGMVFQRFNLFPHMTVLQNIIEGPVQVLKRSPKEAIEDALELLARVGLADKRNAYPVELSGGQQQRVAIARALAMRPKLMLFDEPTSALDPELVGEVLSVMRDLATTGMTMIVVTHELGFAREVSNRMVFMDAGQIVEAGSPEEILISPQNPRTQSFISAVRT, from the coding sequence ATGAGAAGCATCGTCAAGGCCGTCAACCTGAACAAGTATTACGACCAGTATCACGCGCTGCGCGACATCAATATCGAGGTCGAGCAAGGCGAAGTGATGTGCATCATTGGCCCGTCCGGCTCGGGTAAAAGCACGCTACTGCGTTGTGTGAACCAGCTGGAAAAAATCGACAAGGGCGGCCTGTGGGTCGACGGCGAACTGGTGGGTTACCGGGTCGTCGGCAACAAGCTGCATGAGATGAACGAATCGCAGATCGCCCGTCAGCGCCTGGCCACCGGCATGGTGTTCCAGCGCTTCAATTTGTTCCCGCACATGACCGTGTTGCAGAACATCATCGAAGGCCCGGTGCAGGTGCTCAAGCGCTCGCCCAAGGAAGCCATCGAAGATGCGCTGGAGTTGCTGGCCCGCGTGGGCTTGGCGGACAAGCGCAATGCTTACCCGGTGGAATTGTCCGGCGGCCAGCAACAGCGTGTGGCCATTGCCCGTGCGTTGGCGATGCGCCCCAAGCTGATGTTGTTTGACGAACCCACGTCAGCCCTCGACCCCGAGTTGGTCGGCGAAGTGCTGTCGGTGATGCGTGATTTGGCCACCACCGGCATGACCATGATTGTGGTCACCCATGAGTTGGGCTTTGCCCGCGAAGTCTCCAACCGCATGGTGTTTATGGATGCCGGCCAGATTGTGGAAGCCGGCAGCCCCGAAGAAATTCTAATAAGCCCACAAAACCCGCGTACCCAAAGCTTTATTTCTGCCGTTCGCACTTAA
- a CDS encoding ABC transporter substrate-binding protein, with product MKTLFIPTLLAGLMASTCVWAALPAAIKEKGEISAAIVPNYPPMDFKDTATNKLTGLDFDLGNALAERLGVKIKWQETGFEQMLSGLTTKRVDIVLSGMSDTAERQKAVTFIDYFTSGPQLYTLAKREDLKELTDLCGKKVGTSRRTTWPSEIAAWSKQNCEAAGKPAIVVIGTEGSADARAQLQQNRLDAAMQGSETIPYLMALDKGKYKPVGLAISKQFTGLGIEKSNTELVTAISEALQGMIEDGTYGKILKKWDLEQGAVEKITINAGQ from the coding sequence ATGAAAACATTGTTTATCCCAACGTTGCTCGCAGGCCTGATGGCTTCCACCTGTGTATGGGCGGCATTGCCGGCAGCAATCAAGGAAAAAGGCGAGATCAGCGCGGCCATCGTGCCGAACTACCCGCCGATGGATTTCAAGGACACCGCTACCAATAAACTCACGGGCCTGGACTTTGACCTGGGCAATGCCTTGGCCGAGCGCCTGGGCGTGAAGATCAAGTGGCAGGAAACCGGCTTCGAACAGATGCTTAGCGGCCTGACCACCAAGCGTGTGGACATTGTGCTGTCGGGCATGAGCGACACCGCCGAACGCCAAAAGGCGGTGACTTTCATCGACTACTTCACCAGCGGCCCGCAGCTGTACACCCTGGCCAAGCGTGAAGACCTCAAGGAATTGACTGACCTGTGCGGTAAAAAAGTCGGCACCAGCCGCCGTACCACTTGGCCGTCGGAAATTGCCGCGTGGAGCAAGCAAAACTGCGAAGCGGCGGGTAAGCCGGCCATCGTGGTGATCGGCACTGAAGGCTCGGCAGATGCACGCGCGCAGTTGCAGCAGAACCGCCTGGATGCGGCAATGCAGGGCAGCGAGACGATTCCTTATTTGATGGCGCTGGACAAGGGCAAGTACAAGCCGGTGGGCCTGGCAATTTCCAAGCAGTTCACCGGGCTGGGGATTGAGAAGAGCAACACCGAGTTGGTTACGGCGATCAGTGAAGCGTTGCAGGGCATGATTGAAGATGGGACCTACGGCAAGATCCTGAAGAAGTGGGATCTGGAGCAGGGTGCGGTGGAGAAAATCACCATCAACGCCGGCCAGTAA
- a CDS encoding MFS transporter produces MATYSLVIRRLMICSVTIVVSRAMTSPLLALLLSTRLGLNQQDIGLLMGIAVFIATLLGLYGGYIIDRLEKRKLLILAMLSSSIGFLLLTFASNLYLTTLTLVITEAASALFLIGSKAIISENLPVGDRAKVFSLRYTLTNVGYATGPMVGVVIAGHMQLAPFLIASAIAFGSLFLMIGIPPTQRNDSNKPLSFITTLRTLRSDRTLILFTSGSLLSTIVHGRYTLYLSQFLLVAYKPAEALKILSAVLACNAITVILMQYQIGRFLKREQLRYWIVLGTLLFIAGLIGFSQAHSLLTWCLAMFVFTLGEMIIYPSEFLFIDTIAPDALRGSYYGAQNLAAFGGAMSPVICGYLLINAAPVSMFYALGALTAVGGTLCFLSGRRVASTPDS; encoded by the coding sequence GTGGCCACCTACTCTCTGGTAATTCGCCGCCTGATGATCTGCTCGGTGACCATCGTGGTCAGCCGCGCCATGACCAGCCCCTTACTGGCCTTGCTCCTGAGTACCCGGCTGGGTCTGAATCAACAGGACATCGGCCTGCTGATGGGCATCGCCGTGTTCATCGCCACACTGCTCGGCCTGTACGGCGGCTACATCATCGACCGCCTGGAAAAGCGCAAGCTGCTGATCCTGGCCATGCTCTCCAGCTCCATCGGCTTTCTGTTGCTGACCTTTGCCAGCAACCTCTACCTCACCACCCTGACCCTGGTCATCACCGAAGCCGCGTCGGCACTGTTCCTGATCGGCTCCAAGGCGATCATCAGCGAGAACCTGCCCGTCGGGGATCGCGCCAAGGTTTTTTCGTTGCGCTACACACTGACCAACGTCGGCTATGCCACCGGCCCGATGGTCGGCGTGGTGATCGCTGGCCACATGCAACTGGCACCGTTCCTGATCGCCAGCGCCATTGCGTTTGGCAGCCTGTTCCTGATGATCGGCATCCCGCCCACCCAACGGAACGACAGCAACAAACCGTTAAGTTTTATCACCACCCTGCGCACGCTGCGCAGCGACCGCACGCTGATCCTGTTCACCAGCGGCAGTTTATTGAGCACCATTGTCCACGGGCGCTACACCCTTTATCTGTCGCAGTTTTTGCTGGTGGCCTACAAGCCGGCCGAAGCGTTGAAGATTCTGTCGGCGGTGCTGGCCTGCAACGCCATCACCGTGATTTTGATGCAGTACCAGATCGGTCGTTTCCTCAAGCGCGAGCAACTGCGCTACTGGATCGTGCTGGGCACCCTGCTGTTCATTGCCGGGCTGATCGGCTTCAGTCAGGCGCACAGCTTGCTCACCTGGTGCCTGGCGATGTTCGTGTTCACCTTGGGCGAGATGATCATCTACCCCTCGGAGTTCCTGTTTATCGACACCATCGCCCCGGACGCCCTGCGCGGCAGTTACTACGGCGCGCAAAACCTGGCCGCGTTTGGCGGGGCAATGAGCCCGGTGATTTGCGGTTACTTGCTGATCAATGCAGCCCCCGTCAGCATGTTTTATGCCCTCGGCGCACTGACCGCCGTAGGCGGCACCTTGTGCTTCTTGAGCGGG